The genomic DNA TTGCATCTCGCAAATACGTTTACGACTGAAATTGAATGTATCTTTCTGAGGCCACTTAGTTCGGAATTCACAATTTTCGGCATTGCCTCTACAATAGATTTTGTTACCTAACTGTCCGACGAAAAGCGCATATAGATCTGCCTTATTATATCTGCGAAAGACTTCAAAATTTTCAAAAACTAAAAATTTGGGTCCCCTCATGCCTGCTGGTGCCATGAACTGGGCAAGCAAATTTTGATCAGGAAATTTTTGCGCCCTTCCTTGATGACCGTCCACCCGGCGTACTCCTTGTTTCAACCAACTAGCGACTGGCATTCTGCTTTTGGGACCTTCTTGCCAACAATCAAAATTATCCGGGACTTCTACTTCATATCCCCAAGTTTGATTGCGCTGCCAGCCGATACCTTTAAGATAATTGGCAGCTGAAGCTACGGCGTCTGGAACATTTGACCATATGTTTTTACGGCCATCACCATCCCAATCAACAGCATATTGCTCGAAAACATCTGGTGTGAATTGAGGATAGCCGGTGGCACCTGCAAAAGATGTTTTAAAATTTTTAATGGAGATGTGACCATCATCAATAAATTTTAAAGCGCTTAGTAAGTTCGTGGTGTGTTGCTCGCGTTTCTCCGGAGCGCTAGCATAGGCAAGGGATAGAAGTGTTTTTACGCCATCAAAACGGTTTTTCGCTGCTCCAAAGGCTGTTTCTCTGCCCCATATTCCAAGAACCGCACGGATATCTACTCCGTATTTATCTTCAATTTTCTTGAATGTTTTACCGTATTTTTTTTTTAATTTTTTTCCCCTGGATACAAGCGAGTTCATATGTTTTTTTGGAAAATATTTGGTTGGGAATAGAAACTCGCTTTGTCTTGGACGGTAGCAAGATAAAGGTAGACCATTTTTTGTAACAGGCTTTTTTGCACCAGTCTTTTTGCTTTTTTCTTGAGCTCTTTTGATTTGAGCCCAGGCTTTATGTGTTCGAACCCGAGGTAATTTGTAGTTGGGCTCTAACGTTTTTATAGCACGATCAAAAGTGGATCGCTTGATTTGAAGTTGTTCCGCTTTTTTCCAGAGTTCATTTTTCCAAAGCGCTAGTTTTGGGTCTGAAATAGCTTGCTCTTTGTTAGTGTGAAGCTTTTCGTTAGCATGCAGTTCTTTGCTCGCTATAGAAACGCTTATTAGTCCAAAGATAATAAGGCTTATAAAGTTGGTGCAATTTGATTTTTTGCATTGTTTGCCTACCTCGGCTTGCTTCATAACCCCACCCTTTTTAAAATATTTGCTCTACAATTCTAGGTATCACATGCAAAAATGCACCCAATAGCTACTGTATTTACACAATATTTTTAAGAGTGGTTGGAAAATATGGCGATTTATATATTTTAAGATGCTTTTCTTAGGGAGTTTAGTTTTTCTTCCCACGCCAATGCATGTTTCACAATCAGATCGAGATCATCATATTCAGGTGTCCAGCCCAGTTCGTCTCGGATTAATTTTGAACTTGCGACGAGCTCGGCAGGGTCACCTGCACGGCGGTCTGCCATATGAACTGTGAAATCTTGACCTGTAGCACGTTTTACAGCCTCTATCACTTCCAGTACGGAGAAACCTTTGCCGTAACCACAGTTGTAAACTTTACTCTCGCCACCTTTTTGCAGGTGCTCTAGAGCAATGCAATGGGCTGTTGCCAGATCAGACACGTGGATATAATCACGTATGCAAGAGCCGTCTGATGTTGGATAGTCGGTGCCGAATACATTCATTTCAGTCCGTGGTCCATGGATTATTTCTGAGGCCACTTTAATTAGATGAGTGGCTCTGGGGGTTGATTGGCCAGCTCTCCCTTTTGGATCAGCTCCAGCGACATTAAAGTATCTGAGAGCGACATAATTGAGGTCTGTTGCAAATGATGTATCTCTTAGCATATATTCAGTCATCAATTTTGATGTGCCGTACGGGGAGATTGGTGCTTTTACAGCCTCTTCTGTGACCGGGTTTACCTCTGGCATACCGTATACAGCTGCCGTTGATGAGAATATAAAGTTTTTCACACCATTTGCTACCGCGCAGGCGATTAGGTCGCGAGATTTGCAGGTATTATTATGGTAATAGCCAAGGGGGTCTTCAATTGATTCCGGTACTACGATTGAACCTGCGAAATGGATAATGGCTGTGATATTCCGGGTTTGAATAACAGTTGATACCAGGTCTTTGTCTGCTATATCCCCTACCACTAATTCAGCCCCTTCAGGGATGGCCCATTCAAATCCAGTGCTCAGATTATCAAGGACAATCACTTCCTCATCTCTATCTCGTAGAGCTAAAGCTGTGTGGCTTCCAA from Hyphomicrobiales bacterium 4NK60-0047b includes the following:
- a CDS encoding lytic murein transglycosylase, which codes for MKQAEVGKQCKKSNCTNFISLIIFGLISVSIASKELHANEKLHTNKEQAISDPKLALWKNELWKKAEQLQIKRSTFDRAIKTLEPNYKLPRVRTHKAWAQIKRAQEKSKKTGAKKPVTKNGLPLSCYRPRQSEFLFPTKYFPKKHMNSLVSRGKKLKKKYGKTFKKIEDKYGVDIRAVLGIWGRETAFGAAKNRFDGVKTLLSLAYASAPEKREQHTTNLLSALKFIDDGHISIKNFKTSFAGATGYPQFTPDVFEQYAVDWDGDGRKNIWSNVPDAVASAANYLKGIGWQRNQTWGYEVEVPDNFDCWQEGPKSRMPVASWLKQGVRRVDGHQGRAQKFPDQNLLAQFMAPAGMRGPKFLVFENFEVFRRYNKADLYALFVGQLGNKIYCRGNAENCEFRTKWPQKDTFNFSRKRICEMQSHLKSSKASDETPDGLFGGKTRRGIGTFEMQNNLQKTCFPTQKLLKILRNK
- the galE gene encoding UDP-glucose 4-epimerase GalE, with amino-acid sequence MAILVTGGAGFIGSHTALALRDRDEEVIVLDNLSTGFEWAIPEGAELVVGDIADKDLVSTVIQTRNITAIIHFAGSIVVPESIEDPLGYYHNNTCKSRDLIACAVANGVKNFIFSSTAAVYGMPEVNPVTEEAVKAPISPYGTSKLMTEYMLRDTSFATDLNYVALRYFNVAGADPKGRAGQSTPRATHLIKVASEIIHGPRTEMNVFGTDYPTSDGSCIRDYIHVSDLATAHCIALEHLQKGGESKVYNCGYGKGFSVLEVIEAVKRATGQDFTVHMADRRAGDPAELVASSKLIRDELGWTPEYDDLDLIVKHALAWEEKLNSLRKAS